A section of the Rossellomorea marisflavi genome encodes:
- a CDS encoding SDR family NAD(P)-dependent oxidoreductase, with amino-acid sequence MTIFHNQALQNQHILITGATGGIGHETAIAAIEAGAKVTVTGRNEDKLAKLKESVQSPNNLHVFPADLTKEEDRQQLISHAIEASGPITGLVNSAGIGGGDLVEKLSDEDMRTIMELNYFSLVSITQDVYHGMKEHGEGSIVNLSSLSGLRGTHGNSAYSASKFAVNGFTQAFAHEAIEHGVRVNAVCPGYVDTEMGREAIASKGKRENRTYEEQLEVAKSGIPSNRLTSPREVANVILFLLSDAAFNVVGESMKISGGSVMR; translated from the coding sequence ATGACCATTTTTCACAACCAAGCACTGCAAAACCAGCACATCCTCATCACCGGTGCCACAGGAGGCATTGGTCACGAAACGGCCATCGCTGCCATTGAGGCAGGGGCGAAGGTTACCGTAACCGGGCGGAACGAAGACAAACTTGCCAAACTCAAAGAATCCGTCCAGTCCCCAAACAATCTCCACGTCTTCCCTGCAGACCTGACCAAGGAGGAAGACCGTCAACAACTCATCTCCCATGCAATCGAAGCATCCGGTCCGATTACAGGACTGGTCAACTCTGCCGGGATCGGGGGCGGTGATCTTGTTGAGAAACTCTCCGATGAAGATATGCGCACCATCATGGAGCTTAACTACTTTTCCCTCGTCTCCATCACCCAGGACGTGTATCACGGCATGAAGGAACATGGGGAAGGGTCCATCGTCAATCTATCATCCCTCTCTGGCTTACGGGGAACACACGGCAACAGCGCCTACAGTGCATCCAAATTCGCGGTCAATGGCTTCACCCAGGCATTCGCCCATGAAGCCATTGAGCACGGCGTGAGGGTCAATGCAGTGTGTCCAGGCTATGTCGATACCGAGATGGGTCGTGAAGCCATCGCCTCAAAAGGTAAACGGGAAAACCGCACATATGAAGAGCAGCTGGAAGTCGCAAAGTCAGGAATTCCATCCAACCGGCTGACTTCTCCCCGCGAAGTGGCGAATGTCATCCTTTTCCTGCTGAGCGACGCCGCCTTCAATGTGGTAGGTGAGTCCATGAAGATCTCAGGTGGAAGCGTCATGAGATGA
- a CDS encoding sigma factor-like helix-turn-helix DNA-binding protein — protein sequence MDTLMTRFYKHYPHLKHNKAVDSFISKQENRTLIEQFLLEPNAEREYELNEAFKSHYFDIRFTAYVSSSLYFHSVNFDKKHRTYSERHPLTLDKKTDQGDGQAFIDLVPDQSDSLSPFMNYSTLAECLEDDDLLTGYRTLTERQQRILDLAYVQEWSDTEIARSMGVSQQAISKSHKKALNALRILLQKKE from the coding sequence ATGGACACATTGATGACCCGGTTTTACAAGCATTACCCTCATCTCAAGCATAACAAAGCGGTCGATTCGTTTATCAGCAAGCAGGAAAACAGAACATTGATCGAACAGTTCCTCCTTGAACCGAACGCTGAAAGGGAATACGAATTGAACGAAGCATTCAAGTCCCATTATTTTGATATCCGTTTTACGGCTTATGTGAGTTCCTCACTGTATTTCCATAGTGTCAATTTTGATAAGAAGCATCGGACGTATTCCGAGCGGCATCCTCTCACTCTTGATAAGAAAACCGATCAGGGGGACGGGCAGGCGTTCATCGATCTTGTTCCTGATCAATCGGACAGCCTGTCGCCATTCATGAATTACTCGACACTGGCAGAATGCCTTGAGGACGACGATCTTCTCACAGGCTACAGGACGCTTACAGAGAGACAGCAAAGGATCCTTGACCTCGCTTACGTCCAGGAATGGAGCGACACGGAAATCGCTAGGAGCATGGGGGTATCCCAGCAGGCCATATCCAAGAGCCATAAAAAGGCTTTGAATGCATTACGAATCCTATTACAGAAAAAGGAGTAG
- a CDS encoding YcbK family protein — protein sequence MNALEASDGSTAHFNFSEFYSKDGSTFNGGNVGSTQVRENIRRLMYKLEALRKKLGNPPVTINSGFRSISHNRSVGGASNSQHTYGIAADINPSGKTPSQVAEVAKTCGFSGIIKYNTFLHVDSRAEYSYGAQTYYWA from the coding sequence TTGAACGCACTGGAAGCCAGTGACGGATCGACTGCACACTTCAACTTCTCTGAATTTTATTCCAAGGACGGAAGCACCTTCAATGGAGGGAACGTCGGATCCACTCAGGTCAGGGAGAATATCCGCCGCCTCATGTACAAGTTGGAAGCACTTCGCAAAAAGCTCGGAAACCCTCCCGTCACCATCAACTCAGGATTCCGAAGCATCAGTCATAACCGCAGTGTAGGAGGAGCCTCGAACTCCCAGCACACCTACGGGATCGCAGCGGATATCAACCCTTCCGGAAAGACCCCTTCACAGGTGGCGGAAGTGGCCAAAACATGCGGATTCAGCGGAATCATCAAATACAATACGTTCCTGCACGTCGACAGCCGCGCGGAATACTCATACGGCGCCCAAACGTACTACTGGGCTTAA
- a CDS encoding N-acetylmuramoyl-L-alanine amidase family protein, with translation MPIIVLDPGHGGSDPGAIGNGLQEKNLALTIGLKVKAYLESNYGADVRMTRSTDVFIELSQRSAFANGLGASYFVSLHHNAGGGTGFESFVYTGTRETETGRRQDVVHAEIMKFYSQYGLRDRGKKVANFAVLRGTSMPAILLENLFMDSVNDTNLLKSASFIQGLSNAIGLGIAKALNL, from the coding sequence ATGCCAATCATCGTACTAGACCCGGGACACGGCGGCTCTGATCCAGGAGCCATCGGGAACGGTCTTCAAGAAAAGAATCTTGCTTTAACGATCGGACTTAAGGTGAAAGCCTATCTCGAATCCAATTACGGCGCGGATGTCCGCATGACCCGCTCCACCGACGTCTTTATCGAATTATCCCAGCGGTCCGCTTTTGCCAATGGACTCGGTGCTTCTTACTTTGTCTCTCTTCACCATAATGCAGGCGGTGGAACTGGGTTTGAAAGCTTCGTCTATACTGGCACGAGGGAAACTGAAACCGGGCGAAGGCAGGATGTCGTCCATGCTGAGATCATGAAGTTCTATTCCCAGTATGGCCTCCGTGACCGCGGCAAGAAGGTAGCTAACTTCGCCGTACTTCGTGGAACGTCCATGCCGGCCATCCTCCTCGAGAATCTGTTCATGGACAGCGTGAATGACACGAATCTATTAAAAAGTGCATCGTTCATCCAGGGATTATCGAATGCCATCGGCCTTGGCATTGCCAAAGCACTTAATCTGTAA
- a CDS encoding YvrJ family protein has protein sequence MDYSVFVQLLGNFGFPIAVTLFLLVKLEKKLEQLEQAIQALSQTFSKEDRQ, from the coding sequence ATGGATTATTCTGTGTTCGTCCAATTGCTCGGTAACTTCGGATTTCCGATCGCCGTCACCCTTTTCCTGCTCGTTAAATTGGAGAAGAAGCTTGAGCAGTTGGAGCAGGCCATTCAAGCCCTGTCCCAGACTTTCTCCAAAGAAGACAGGCAGTAA
- a CDS encoding PQQ-dependent sugar dehydrogenase, producing MKHPFIWIIFSLVLIAGCADQEEKQQEEHASVEKPSVEYEVVADSLSIPWSIDQDGETLYVTERTGSIVEVRDGKKDKIDVSLEKPLSDNPEAGLLGFVLHPDFAQNQQAYAYYTYDDSGTPYNRVILLERQDQSWNEKNVLLDRIPSGQFHHGGRLEIGPDEKLYITTGDATNDEKAQDPEYLGGKILRMNLDGSTPSDNPSDSYLYSYGHRNPQGLAWDGETLYATEHGPKGYDEVNRIEKGANYGWPDVTGDEEKKGTIPPLAHSGEPSWAPSGADFSEGTLLFATLAGQSIKQFDPDTKEVTDLLDGFGRIRDVHVDGETLYFTTNNTDGRGIPREQDDKLYKVDLSTIEGKQ from the coding sequence ATGAAACATCCATTCATATGGATCATCTTCAGCTTGGTCCTGATAGCGGGATGTGCCGATCAGGAGGAAAAACAGCAAGAAGAACATGCATCAGTCGAAAAACCAAGCGTTGAATATGAAGTCGTTGCCGATTCTCTCTCCATTCCATGGTCCATCGACCAAGACGGAGAGACGCTATATGTAACCGAGAGGACAGGTTCTATCGTAGAAGTACGGGACGGGAAGAAAGATAAGATTGACGTTTCCTTGGAAAAACCGTTATCGGACAACCCTGAAGCAGGTCTGTTGGGCTTTGTCCTTCATCCGGATTTTGCTCAAAATCAGCAAGCATATGCCTATTACACCTATGATGACAGCGGCACTCCTTATAACAGGGTCATCCTTCTTGAAAGGCAAGATCAATCCTGGAACGAGAAAAACGTCCTTTTAGACCGGATTCCGAGCGGCCAGTTCCATCATGGGGGGCGTCTTGAAATAGGACCGGATGAGAAGCTTTACATCACCACAGGAGATGCCACAAATGACGAGAAGGCTCAAGATCCCGAATACCTTGGTGGGAAAATTTTGAGGATGAATCTCGACGGAAGCACTCCGAGCGACAATCCTTCCGATAGCTATCTGTATAGTTATGGTCATCGGAATCCCCAGGGCTTGGCCTGGGATGGTGAGACCCTGTATGCAACGGAGCATGGACCGAAAGGCTATGATGAAGTCAATCGGATTGAAAAAGGGGCCAACTACGGCTGGCCGGATGTAACGGGTGACGAAGAAAAGAAAGGGACCATTCCTCCTCTCGCTCATTCAGGTGAGCCATCATGGGCCCCGTCGGGAGCCGATTTCAGTGAAGGGACGCTGCTGTTTGCGACCCTCGCAGGACAGAGCATAAAGCAGTTCGACCCGGACACCAAAGAGGTCACTGATCTGCTGGATGGCTTTGGAAGGATCCGCGATGTCCATGTAGATGGGGAAACTCTCTATTTCACAACGAATAATACGGACGGAAGGGGCATCCCGCGAGAGCAGGATGACAAACTGTATAAAGTGGACCTTTCCACCATTGAAGGAAAGCAATAG
- a CDS encoding Cof-type HAD-IIB family hydrolase, with protein MITSIASDMDGTLLNEKQEISEGNKEAILKAQQAGIEVIVATGRSYEEASYVVKEAGIDCDIICANGAEVRDADGEIVYQAGIEDDRSRQIAAELNELGIYFEVYTNQGTYTEDYEKGIDLIIDIFMTSNPDVSEAQVRQAAKERYDEGRINVVEDYEVLFEDSEHLVFKFLVFSKDREKLQQAQSVLAELKDLAVSSSGKNNLEINSIHAQKGVALEKVLSSKGLNVKDAMAIGDNLNDLSMMKVVGRPVAMGNGLPEVKEFCSHVTATNREDGVAKAILDAMEQSEED; from the coding sequence ATGATTACAAGCATAGCAAGCGATATGGATGGAACATTATTGAATGAAAAACAAGAAATCAGCGAAGGGAATAAAGAGGCGATCCTGAAAGCCCAACAAGCTGGAATCGAAGTGATTGTGGCAACGGGCCGCTCTTACGAAGAAGCCTCCTATGTTGTGAAAGAGGCAGGGATCGACTGCGATATCATCTGTGCCAATGGAGCCGAAGTCCGGGATGCTGATGGGGAAATCGTCTATCAGGCGGGCATCGAGGATGATCGTTCGAGGCAAATCGCGGCAGAACTGAACGAGCTCGGTATCTATTTCGAGGTGTATACGAATCAGGGTACATACACAGAAGATTATGAGAAGGGGATCGATCTCATCATCGACATCTTCATGACTTCAAATCCCGACGTATCAGAAGCACAGGTGAGGCAGGCTGCGAAGGAAAGGTATGACGAAGGTCGCATCAACGTCGTGGAGGATTATGAAGTCCTTTTCGAAGATTCGGAGCATCTTGTCTTCAAATTCCTCGTATTCTCCAAAGATCGGGAAAAGCTTCAGCAGGCTCAATCTGTTCTGGCAGAACTGAAGGATCTTGCCGTCAGCTCTTCAGGTAAGAACAACCTTGAGATCAATAGCATCCACGCACAAAAAGGGGTAGCCCTTGAAAAAGTATTATCATCAAAAGGGTTGAATGTAAAAGACGCCATGGCCATAGGGGATAATTTGAACGACCTGTCCATGATGAAGGTTGTAGGTCGTCCGGTCGCCATGGGGAATGGCCTACCTGAAGTAAAGGAATTCTGTTCCCATGTGACGGCTACTAACCGTGAAGATGGTGTGGCAAAAGCAATCCTGGACGCAATGGAGCAGTCGGAAGAGGACTGA